In one Watersipora subatra chromosome 6, tzWatSuba1.1, whole genome shotgun sequence genomic region, the following are encoded:
- the LOC137398028 gene encoding leucine-rich repeat-containing protein 18-like has translation MTKNALKICYTVCGIFMASALRFDSLTNLKELDISSNKLDSESLFCMEKPTLLEKLDLHSCDVKKPPFSFDLLTNLKELNISSNKLDPESLVGIEKLPLLEKLNLRSCDMKELPFCFKRLNNLRVLLLLENDFEEYPSVLRSLPEHIIIDIREFKFSKAGITRVFRTYV, from the exons ATGACTAAAAATGCTTTGAAAATCTGCTACACAGTTTGTGGCATTTTCATGGCATCAGCTTTACG CTTTGATTCACTGACCAATCTGAAAGAACTGGATATCAGCTCCAATAAACTGGATTCTGAGTCACTTTTCTGTATGGAAAAACCGACGTTATTAGAGAAGCTGGATTTGCATTCTTGTGACGTGAAGAAACCTCCATTCAG CTTTGATTTACTGACCAATCTGAAAGAACTGAATATCAGCTCGAATAAACTGGATCCTGAGTCACTTGTCGGTATAGAAAAACTGCCGTTATTAGAGAAGCTTAACCTGCGTTCTTGTGACATGAAAGAACTTCCATTTTG TTTTAAAAGGCTGAATAATCTGAGAGTTCTTCTGCTGCTAGAAAACGACTTTGAAGAGTATCCCTCAGTGCTCAGGAGTTTGCCAGAACATATCATCATTGACATCagagaatttaaattttcaaaggCGGGCATTACCAGAG tttttagaacATATGTATGA